Proteins co-encoded in one Ralstonia sp. RRA genomic window:
- a CDS encoding DUF2957 domain-containing protein, with translation MQWRKWLVVLACAPMVTACGGGGDDPPAPVIQRLCPQAIDYNTVFTGGSGSGELVKVQLDTTKMTYQITYLASPIPVTTGTVAPTRDTAPNNVQTGTLTQETALPTEKLNQCAFRLNNASLDASRPARFFLGQGVLGGTIPGATIQFDGIVGVGKIPKTTFPYYPFISFSSTETDLTKIAGNYNQLGYHQVPSQNFSQQAVDARFTINADGTYTECDNLGVKNGGACLTSSATVNQKLTLRADSSAFTTLNYQPQVPATLSSLDPNKAGRGVLIVGKLYNQLVPIFIRVGAANSNLTAGPPVADDESGISFLAPNTNIAQGSQDGEYTGVDSTFNYRATALVGAQATMLDPFNASQVALTRPLNLDFTQTVPGVIRTTQTSAPAGSAPTGKLIFTGKTFGFLDMSDTKNPYFTVGAFVQ, from the coding sequence ATGCAATGGCGTAAATGGCTGGTCGTGTTGGCGTGCGCACCGATGGTGACCGCGTGTGGTGGTGGCGGAGACGATCCGCCGGCCCCGGTGATCCAGCGCCTGTGTCCACAGGCCATCGACTACAACACCGTCTTCACGGGCGGTTCCGGTTCAGGCGAGTTGGTGAAAGTGCAGCTCGACACGACCAAGATGACGTACCAGATCACGTATCTGGCGTCGCCGATTCCGGTGACGACGGGCACGGTGGCGCCCACACGTGACACCGCTCCCAACAACGTGCAGACCGGCACGCTGACGCAGGAAACCGCACTGCCGACCGAGAAGCTTAATCAATGCGCGTTCCGCCTGAACAACGCGAGCCTCGATGCAAGCCGGCCGGCGCGTTTCTTCCTGGGGCAAGGTGTGCTGGGTGGCACGATTCCGGGGGCGACGATCCAGTTCGACGGCATCGTCGGCGTGGGCAAGATCCCGAAGACCACGTTCCCGTACTACCCGTTCATCAGCTTCTCGAGCACCGAGACGGACCTGACCAAGATCGCAGGCAACTACAACCAGCTCGGCTACCACCAGGTCCCGTCGCAGAACTTCTCGCAGCAGGCGGTCGATGCGCGTTTCACCATCAACGCGGACGGCACCTACACCGAGTGCGACAACCTGGGCGTGAAGAACGGCGGCGCGTGCCTGACATCAAGCGCGACGGTCAACCAGAAGCTGACGCTGCGTGCGGACTCGTCTGCGTTCACCACGCTGAACTACCAGCCGCAGGTGCCGGCCACGCTGTCGTCGCTTGATCCGAACAAGGCCGGTAGGGGCGTGCTGATCGTGGGCAAGCTGTACAACCAGCTCGTGCCGATCTTTATCCGGGTGGGGGCGGCCAACTCGAATCTGACTGCCGGCCCGCCGGTGGCAGACGACGAGTCCGGCATTTCGTTCCTGGCGCCGAACACCAACATCGCGCAGGGTTCGCAAGACGGTGAGTACACGGGCGTAGACAGCACGTTCAACTACCGTGCCACTGCGCTGGTGGGTGCACAGGCCACGATGCTCGATCCGTTCAATGCGTCGCAGGTTGCGCTGACGCGTCCGCTGAATCTGGACTTTACGCAAACCGTACCGGGCGTGATCCGCACCACGCAGACGAGCGCACCGGCAGGCTCGGCACCGACTGGCAAGCTGATCTTTACCGGCAAGACCTTCGGCTTCCTGGATATGAGCGATACGAAGAACCCGTACTTCACCGTGGGCGCCTTCGTGCAGTGA
- a CDS encoding OmpW family outer membrane protein, whose product MKKLTVALVAACASAGAMAQQAGDNVATVGWFHIMPQDSSNNLTTSVINAPINDPLRLPGSFTSPNSGLRVSNANTLGLTLTHFFTDNIALTTIAGVPPEFKLTGHGVIRAPGPAGALGHVDLDDPSNQPAVRKARQWSPGVILQWYFGHAQSKFRPFVGVGVVYSFFTNIELNPNFSAAVNRELGSVLAAGAGKPGPTYVEGQSSASWSAIFNLGASYAITDRWALTATVSYLPLKTEAATVIKAADGTTLATTKTTLKANPIITFIGVSYKF is encoded by the coding sequence ATGAAGAAACTGACTGTCGCATTGGTGGCGGCTTGCGCATCCGCAGGTGCCATGGCGCAGCAGGCGGGTGACAACGTGGCAACGGTGGGGTGGTTCCACATCATGCCGCAGGACTCGAGCAACAACCTGACCACCAGCGTGATCAACGCGCCGATCAACGATCCGCTGCGTTTGCCGGGTAGCTTCACGTCGCCCAACAGCGGGCTGCGCGTGAGCAACGCCAATACGCTGGGCCTCACGCTCACGCATTTCTTTACCGACAACATCGCGCTGACCACCATTGCCGGCGTGCCGCCCGAGTTCAAGCTGACCGGGCATGGCGTGATTCGCGCGCCTGGGCCGGCGGGTGCACTCGGCCACGTCGATCTGGATGACCCGTCCAACCAACCCGCGGTGCGCAAGGCACGCCAGTGGAGCCCCGGGGTCATCCTGCAGTGGTACTTCGGGCACGCGCAGTCGAAGTTCCGTCCGTTCGTGGGCGTGGGGGTGGTCTACAGCTTCTTCACCAACATCGAGCTGAATCCCAACTTCTCGGCGGCGGTCAACCGTGAACTGGGCAGCGTGCTGGCAGCCGGGGCGGGCAAGCCGGGCCCGACGTATGTGGAGGGGCAATCGTCAGCATCGTGGTCGGCCATCTTCAACCTGGGCGCGAGCTATGCCATCACCGATCGTTGGGCGTTGACGGCCACGGTGTCGTACCTGCCGCTCAAGACGGAAGCGGCCACCGTGATCAAGGCGGCGGACGGCACTACGCTGGCCACCACCAAGACCACGCTCAAGGCCAATCCGATCATCACGTTCATTGGGGTGTCATACAAGTTTTAG
- a CDS encoding MBL fold metallo-hydrolase: MRLLTSAAVAITLATSIGFAHAQTAAPPPAATQQRAQVPGYYRMALGDDVVTALYDGYVDLPAKTLVGMSAQFVQSLLARMFVSSTPGMQTAVNGYLIDTGSQRILVDTGSGTCFGPTMGGLAANVRASGYQPEQIDAVLLTHLHPDHACGLLTPQGQPAFPNALVYVAAPEADFWLSETIAASKPKDMQPFFKMARDSVAPYAAAGQLKQFKPGDEVVQGVRSVVANGHTPGHSGYLFASKGKSLLVWGDIVHSHAVQFLHAEVAFEYDVDQKQAVASRRKLFAEAAQDKLWVAGAHLPFLGLGHVRRDGKAFAWVPIEYGPLRTDRTD; this comes from the coding sequence ATGCGTTTGCTTACCTCTGCTGCAGTGGCCATCACATTGGCCACGTCCATCGGATTCGCCCACGCCCAGACTGCCGCCCCCCCGCCTGCCGCTACGCAGCAGCGCGCCCAAGTGCCCGGTTACTACCGCATGGCCCTGGGCGACGACGTTGTCACCGCACTCTATGACGGCTATGTCGATCTGCCGGCCAAGACGCTGGTGGGCATGAGCGCGCAATTCGTGCAGAGCCTGCTGGCGCGGATGTTTGTGTCGAGCACGCCAGGCATGCAGACGGCCGTGAACGGCTATCTGATTGATACGGGCAGCCAGCGCATCCTGGTCGATACGGGTTCGGGCACATGCTTTGGCCCAACCATGGGTGGCTTGGCCGCCAACGTGCGCGCATCGGGCTATCAGCCCGAGCAGATCGACGCCGTGCTGCTGACCCACCTGCACCCGGATCACGCCTGTGGCTTGTTGACGCCGCAAGGGCAACCCGCTTTCCCCAATGCGCTGGTTTACGTGGCTGCGCCGGAAGCCGACTTCTGGCTAAGCGAAACGATTGCCGCCTCCAAGCCGAAGGACATGCAACCGTTCTTCAAGATGGCGCGCGATTCCGTCGCGCCGTATGCAGCAGCCGGCCAGCTGAAGCAGTTCAAACCGGGCGATGAGGTGGTGCAGGGTGTGCGCTCGGTGGTCGCCAACGGCCATACGCCAGGCCATAGCGGCTACCTGTTTGCCTCCAAGGGCAAGAGCTTGCTGGTGTGGGGCGACATCGTGCACAGCCACGCCGTGCAGTTCCTGCACGCCGAGGTTGCGTTTGAATACGACGTCGACCAGAAGCAGGCTGTGGCATCGCGTCGCAAGCTGTTTGCCGAAGCGGCGCAGGACAAGCTCTGGGTGGCCGGCGCGCATCTGCCGTTCCTGGGCCTGGGCCATGTGCGCCGCGACGGCAAGGCGTTTGCCTGGGTGCCGATCGAGTACGGCCCGCTGCGTACCGACCGCACAGACTAA
- a CDS encoding branched-chain amino acid ABC transporter substrate-binding protein yields MPASTRLARPLSALACAITVLCAPLAHAADPAPIKVAFIDQLSGPLSNVGEQFLANLKLGIDDANAQPQGVLNGARYELTTYDNKLSAQDSLSALQSAIDAGAKIIFTGGSGSSVVAAMVDAATKHNERNPDKRVLIINYASIDPDLTGAHCSFWHFATEANTAMKMRALANFVKTQPDIRKVYSLNQDYAHGRLWASLGKQMISAARPDVQFTGETLHPIGKVKDFAPYVSKAKATGADTLLTGNWGQDLNLLIKADGDMGYDVRYLNHSGAGAPGTVLAVSQAKIGKVTWVSEWTPGNGNAQLMQMDARVRQTPAGEHFAPRTVLSVELVTDAIRKANSTDPLKIALALEGMQKQSFLGEVTMRKVDHQLLLPQVVSTIAPVDGKAVKVGYDGTQWGHKTESTTAAKDLDLPTTCKMKRPAGA; encoded by the coding sequence ATGCCCGCATCGACCCGCTTGGCCCGTCCGTTGTCCGCATTGGCCTGCGCGATCACCGTACTCTGCGCACCGCTGGCGCACGCTGCAGACCCTGCGCCGATCAAGGTGGCGTTCATCGACCAGTTGAGCGGGCCCCTGTCGAATGTAGGCGAACAGTTCCTCGCCAACCTGAAACTCGGCATCGATGATGCCAACGCGCAGCCGCAAGGCGTGTTGAATGGCGCGCGCTATGAGTTGACGACCTACGACAACAAGCTGTCGGCGCAAGACAGCCTGTCGGCACTGCAAAGCGCCATCGATGCGGGTGCGAAGATCATCTTCACTGGCGGGTCGGGCTCGTCTGTGGTGGCGGCCATGGTGGACGCGGCGACCAAGCACAACGAGCGCAACCCTGACAAGCGCGTGCTGATCATCAACTACGCCTCCATCGACCCCGACCTGACCGGCGCGCACTGCAGTTTCTGGCACTTCGCCACCGAGGCCAACACGGCCATGAAGATGCGGGCGCTGGCCAACTTTGTGAAGACGCAGCCCGACATCCGCAAGGTCTATTCACTGAACCAGGACTACGCGCACGGCCGGTTGTGGGCGTCACTGGGCAAGCAGATGATCTCTGCTGCGCGGCCCGACGTGCAATTCACGGGGGAGACGCTGCACCCGATCGGCAAGGTGAAGGACTTCGCGCCCTACGTCTCGAAGGCCAAGGCGACCGGCGCGGACACGCTGCTCACTGGCAACTGGGGGCAGGATCTGAACCTGCTCATCAAGGCTGACGGCGACATGGGCTATGACGTGCGCTATCTCAACCACAGCGGTGCGGGTGCGCCGGGCACCGTGCTGGCGGTGTCGCAAGCCAAGATCGGCAAGGTGACGTGGGTGTCCGAATGGACGCCCGGCAACGGCAATGCTCAGTTGATGCAGATGGATGCGCGCGTGCGCCAGACACCCGCTGGCGAGCACTTCGCCCCGCGCACCGTGCTCTCCGTTGAACTCGTGACGGATGCCATCCGCAAGGCCAACTCCACCGACCCGCTCAAGATTGCACTGGCCCTGGAAGGCATGCAGAAGCAGAGCTTCCTGGGCGAGGTGACGATGCGCAAGGTCGACCACCAGTTGCTGCTGCCGCAGGTGGTGTCGACCATCGCGCCGGTGGACGGCAAGGCCGTCAAGGTCGGCTACGACGGCACCCAGTGGGGCCACAAGACCGAAAGCACGACCGCCGCCAAAGACCTGGACCTGCCGACCACTTGCAAGATGAAGCGGCCGGCAGGCGCATGA
- a CDS encoding carboxyl transferase domain-containing protein, which yields MTFRKLLIANRGEIAIRIARAAATVGLPSVAIYSEDDRDALHPLRADEAVPLPGTGPRAYLDGEAILAAARAVGADAIHPGYGFLSENAAFARACAQAGVRFIGPSPQVLDLFGDKARARALAHEAGIPIVNGTRGATSLEDAQAFFAALPPSHGMMIKAVAGGGGRGMRAVHEAQAIAEAYARCVSEATAAFGSGDVYVEALVPTPRHIEIQIVADAQGNVSHLGERECSLQRRHQKLIEIAPSPALDDGLRTRIADAAVTLAKAAGYCGIGTFEFLLEGTGTPHTTFYFMEANPRVQVEHTVTEMVTGIDLVVTQLALAQGASLAELGLDQPIVPRGHAVQVRINAETLDASGQPHPSTGTLTAFEPPNGPGVRVDTCGYAGYRPNPRFDSLLAKLIVHAPRGTYAQTLAQTYRALCEFRIEGLVTNKRLLQDLLSDAQVQTNAVHTQFLDERLAELVTASDGAHPALHASADVAADRETESGESPLDALPDDAELLTAPMDGALIQINAQPGETVARGQVLAVIEAMKMEHVVLAPASGQVLQVCAQSGATVREGQPLVALLLSDAEHHAESADTEINLDHIRPDLQAVIDRHAFGLDANRPDAVARRRKTGQRTARENIAHLCDADSFIEYGALAIAAQRQRRALDDLIRSTPADGIITGIGTVNGTHFPDQDARCMVLAYDYTVLAGTQGTFNHKKTDRALELAQQWKLPVVLFAEGGGGRPGDTEKRGVSGLDCPTFIHFARLSGLVPTVGIVSGRCFAGNAALLGCADVIIATRDATIGMGGPAMIEGGGLGVYAPEEVGPVSMQAPNGVIDVLVEDEAEAVDAARRYLSYFQGPLTQWEAGDARHLRHVIPENRMRSYDMRAVIEALADTGSVLELRQAFGVGIITALIRIEGRAFGCIANNPRHLGGAIDSAAADKASRFMQLCNAFDLPIVSLCDTPGFMVGPEAEKTATVRHVSRMFVTAGNLRVPFFTVVLRKGYGLGAMAMAAGGFHAPFFTASWPSGEFGGMGIEGAIRLGYRKELEAVEDPMEREALFRKMVDAAYEEGRALNIASYLEIDAVIDPADTRRWLLRGLQSAPPAPPRHTRDPATRRFIDTW from the coding sequence ATGACGTTTCGCAAACTGCTGATCGCCAATCGCGGCGAGATCGCCATTCGCATTGCCCGCGCGGCCGCCACCGTGGGCTTGCCCTCGGTCGCCATCTATTCCGAAGACGACCGCGATGCGCTGCACCCGCTGCGCGCCGACGAAGCCGTGCCCTTGCCTGGTACGGGGCCGCGTGCGTATCTCGACGGGGAGGCCATCCTCGCCGCCGCTCGCGCGGTAGGTGCTGACGCCATCCACCCCGGCTACGGCTTCCTGAGCGAGAACGCTGCCTTCGCGCGCGCATGTGCACAGGCCGGCGTGCGGTTCATCGGGCCCTCGCCACAGGTGCTCGACCTCTTCGGCGACAAAGCGCGCGCGCGCGCGCTTGCTCACGAGGCCGGCATTCCGATCGTCAACGGCACGCGCGGCGCGACGTCGCTCGAAGATGCACAAGCGTTCTTCGCCGCGCTGCCGCCCTCGCACGGCATGATGATCAAGGCCGTGGCCGGTGGCGGCGGACGCGGCATGCGTGCCGTGCATGAGGCGCAGGCAATTGCCGAGGCGTATGCGCGCTGCGTGTCCGAAGCCACGGCCGCATTCGGTAGCGGCGATGTCTACGTCGAAGCGCTGGTGCCCACGCCGCGTCATATCGAGATCCAGATCGTCGCCGATGCACAAGGCAATGTCTCGCACCTGGGCGAGCGCGAATGCAGCCTGCAGCGTCGTCACCAGAAGCTGATCGAGATTGCGCCGAGCCCGGCATTGGACGATGGGCTACGCACACGTATTGCCGACGCAGCCGTCACGCTGGCCAAGGCTGCGGGCTACTGCGGCATCGGCACCTTCGAGTTCTTGCTGGAGGGCACCGGCACGCCGCACACCACGTTCTACTTCATGGAAGCCAACCCGCGCGTGCAGGTCGAACACACCGTCACGGAGATGGTGACGGGCATCGATCTGGTGGTGACGCAATTGGCGCTGGCACAAGGTGCGTCGCTCGCGGAGTTGGGGCTCGATCAGCCGATCGTGCCGCGTGGTCACGCCGTGCAGGTGCGCATCAATGCCGAGACGCTCGACGCGTCTGGCCAGCCGCATCCTTCGACCGGCACGCTCACCGCGTTCGAGCCGCCCAACGGCCCCGGCGTGCGCGTCGACACCTGCGGCTACGCCGGCTACCGCCCCAACCCGCGCTTCGATTCGCTGCTGGCCAAGCTGATCGTGCACGCGCCGCGCGGCACGTATGCGCAGACCCTGGCGCAAACCTACCGCGCGCTGTGCGAGTTCCGCATCGAAGGATTGGTGACCAACAAGCGCCTGCTGCAAGACTTGCTGAGCGATGCTCAGGTGCAAACCAACGCTGTGCACACGCAGTTTCTCGACGAGCGTCTGGCCGAGCTGGTGACCGCCAGCGACGGTGCGCATCCCGCACTCCATGCATCGGCGGACGTGGCGGCCGATCGCGAGACCGAGTCGGGCGAGTCGCCGCTTGACGCGTTGCCGGACGATGCCGAACTGCTCACCGCACCGATGGATGGCGCACTGATCCAGATCAACGCCCAACCTGGCGAGACCGTGGCGCGCGGGCAAGTGCTGGCCGTGATCGAAGCGATGAAGATGGAGCACGTGGTACTAGCGCCCGCATCCGGACAGGTGCTGCAGGTGTGCGCGCAATCCGGCGCCACGGTGCGCGAAGGCCAGCCGCTGGTAGCCCTGCTCCTGAGCGACGCAGAACACCACGCCGAGTCCGCCGACACCGAGATCAACCTCGACCACATCCGTCCCGACCTGCAAGCGGTCATCGACCGCCACGCATTCGGCCTCGACGCCAACCGCCCGGATGCCGTTGCGCGACGCCGCAAGACCGGCCAGCGCACCGCGCGTGAAAACATCGCCCACCTGTGCGACGCCGATTCGTTCATCGAATACGGCGCACTGGCCATCGCCGCGCAACGCCAGCGGCGCGCGCTGGATGACCTGATCCGCTCGACGCCGGCCGACGGCATCATCACCGGCATCGGCACCGTCAACGGCACGCACTTCCCCGATCAGGACGCGCGCTGCATGGTGCTCGCCTACGACTACACCGTGCTGGCCGGCACGCAAGGCACCTTCAACCACAAGAAGACCGACCGCGCGCTGGAACTCGCGCAGCAATGGAAGCTGCCCGTCGTGCTGTTTGCCGAGGGTGGCGGCGGCCGGCCGGGCGATACCGAAAAGCGCGGCGTCAGCGGCCTGGACTGCCCGACCTTCATCCACTTCGCGCGCCTGTCGGGGCTGGTGCCGACCGTCGGTATCGTGTCGGGCCGCTGCTTTGCGGGCAACGCCGCGCTGCTGGGTTGCGCCGACGTGATCATCGCCACGCGCGACGCGACCATCGGCATGGGGGGCCCGGCCATGATCGAAGGCGGCGGCCTAGGCGTGTACGCGCCCGAAGAGGTTGGCCCCGTCAGCATGCAGGCGCCCAATGGCGTGATCGACGTGCTGGTCGAAGACGAGGCCGAAGCCGTCGACGCCGCGCGCCGCTACCTGAGCTACTTCCAGGGGCCACTCACCCAATGGGAAGCCGGCGACGCGCGCCACCTTCGCCACGTGATCCCCGAAAACCGCATGCGCAGCTACGACATGCGCGCCGTGATCGAAGCGCTGGCTGACACCGGCTCGGTGCTGGAGCTGCGCCAAGCCTTCGGCGTCGGCATCATCACCGCGCTGATCCGCATCGAGGGCCGCGCGTTCGGCTGCATCGCCAACAATCCGCGCCATCTGGGCGGTGCCATCGATTCGGCGGCGGCCGACAAGGCGTCGCGCTTCATGCAGCTGTGCAATGCGTTTGATCTGCCCATCGTCTCGCTGTGCGACACGCCGGGCTTCATGGTTGGCCCGGAGGCGGAGAAGACGGCCACCGTGCGCCATGTCAGCCGCATGTTCGTGACAGCCGGCAATCTGCGCGTGCCGTTTTTTACCGTTGTGCTGCGCAAGGGCTACGGCCTTGGGGCTATGGCGATGGCGGCCGGCGGCTTCCATGCGCCATTCTTCACGGCGTCGTGGCCGAGCGGAGAATTCGGCGGCATGGGCATCGAAGGTGCTATCCGCCTCGGCTATCGCAAGGAGCTGGAAGCGGTGGAAGACCCCATGGAGCGCGAGGCGCTGTTCCGCAAGATGGTCGATGCAGCTTACGAGGAAGGCCGCGCGCTCAACATCGCCAGCTATCTGGAGATCGACGCCGTGATCGACCCGGCCGATACGCGCCGCTGGCTGCTCCGCGGGCTGCAATCGGCGCCGCCCGCACCGCCGCGCCACACGCGCGACCCCGCCACGCGCCGCTTCATCGATACCTGGTAG
- a CDS encoding AMP-binding protein — MDESEYLGRVRALWARAWPVDTPREPHYPIGRAPLTDYLRHWARTTPDKPAIHFYGHDTTFAQLDDLSDRFAALLAQHGIGAGDRVAVFLSNCPQFNAVFFGILKLGAVYVPISPLSQRVELMHALTDATPRAIVALDRLMPLVSDVRAETSLEHVFVTRYADVLPAQPTLPLPAMLTEPPLDCADAIDLMPALARTTPISLPPASLDAAAALNYTGGTTGLPKGCIHTQGDMVDMAAAFSAVSLRADADTVMLSFYPQFWIAGENTGLIFPAFLGVPLVLLARWDAEAFMAGVQRYRVTNGSMLVDSAAEVMAHPRVHEYNLRSLRHTGVSSFVKKLNPEYRRAWRELTGSMMAESAWGMTETQTCNSFTVGMQDDDFDLRSQPIFVGLPVPGTDFKICDFDTHELLPIGAEGELCVRTPTLLKGYWNKPEATAQTLRNGWFHTGDIGCIDEYGYVHYLGRRKEMLKVNGMSVFPAEIEAMLGKHPAILGSAVVGRADEQRGQLPVAFVMLRPEAVGTLDDATLTNWCRENMAVYKVPIVRIVDALPLTATGKVRKQDLAPLAEQL, encoded by the coding sequence ATGGACGAGTCCGAGTATCTCGGCCGCGTTCGCGCGCTCTGGGCGCGCGCATGGCCGGTCGATACCCCCCGTGAGCCCCACTACCCGATCGGGCGCGCGCCCCTCACCGACTACCTACGCCACTGGGCGCGCACCACGCCAGACAAGCCGGCCATCCACTTCTACGGGCATGACACGACGTTCGCCCAGCTCGACGATCTCTCTGACCGCTTTGCTGCCCTGCTCGCGCAGCATGGCATTGGCGCGGGCGACCGGGTAGCGGTGTTCCTGTCGAACTGTCCGCAGTTCAATGCGGTGTTCTTCGGCATCCTGAAGCTGGGTGCGGTGTATGTGCCGATCAGCCCGCTGTCGCAGCGCGTCGAGCTGATGCATGCGCTCACCGATGCGACGCCGCGCGCCATCGTTGCGCTGGATCGGCTCATGCCGCTGGTGAGCGACGTGCGGGCCGAAACCTCGCTCGAACACGTCTTCGTCACGCGTTATGCAGATGTGCTCCCCGCACAGCCGACGCTGCCGCTTCCGGCGATGCTCACCGAGCCACCGCTCGACTGCGCAGATGCCATCGACCTGATGCCTGCCCTGGCGAGGACGACGCCGATCTCTTTGCCGCCTGCCTCGCTTGATGCCGCAGCCGCACTCAACTACACGGGCGGCACAACCGGCCTGCCCAAGGGCTGCATCCACACGCAGGGCGACATGGTGGACATGGCCGCCGCATTCTCGGCCGTGTCGCTGCGCGCCGATGCCGACACGGTCATGCTCAGCTTCTATCCGCAGTTCTGGATTGCGGGCGAGAACACCGGGCTGATCTTCCCTGCGTTCCTCGGCGTACCGCTGGTACTGCTTGCGCGCTGGGATGCGGAGGCCTTCATGGCCGGCGTGCAGCGCTACCGAGTAACCAACGGCTCAATGCTGGTCGACAGTGCAGCCGAGGTCATGGCGCATCCGCGTGTGCACGAATACAACCTGCGTTCGCTGCGACACACCGGCGTGTCATCGTTCGTGAAGAAGCTGAACCCAGAATACCGCCGCGCATGGCGCGAACTGACCGGCTCGATGATGGCCGAGAGTGCCTGGGGCATGACCGAAACGCAGACCTGCAACAGCTTCACGGTCGGCATGCAGGACGATGATTTCGATCTGCGCTCGCAGCCGATCTTCGTTGGACTGCCGGTGCCAGGCACCGACTTCAAGATCTGCGATTTCGATACGCACGAACTGTTGCCCATCGGCGCGGAAGGCGAACTGTGCGTGCGCACGCCCACGCTGCTCAAGGGCTACTGGAACAAGCCGGAGGCCACCGCGCAGACCTTGCGCAACGGCTGGTTCCACACCGGCGACATCGGCTGCATTGATGAGTACGGTTACGTCCACTACCTCGGCCGCCGCAAGGAGATGCTCAAGGTCAACGGCATGAGCGTATTCCCGGCCGAGATCGAAGCCATGCTCGGCAAGCACCCCGCCATCCTCGGTTCTGCTGTGGTGGGCCGCGCAGATGAGCAACGCGGTCAGCTCCCCGTCGCCTTCGTGATGTTGCGCCCCGAGGCCGTAGGCACGCTAGACGACGCCACGCTTACCAATTGGTGCCGCGAGAACATGGCCGTCTACAAGGTGCCCATCGTGCGCATCGTCGATGCGCTGCCGCTCACCGCCACCGGCAAGGTGCGCAAGCAGGATCTCGCACCGCTCGCAGAACAGCTCTAA
- a CDS encoding TetR/AcrR family transcriptional regulator, with product MSIVRKSAGSDVQPSAETEAPEAPPAPAPPAPVTRPHIAERQEARRRQILDTAAQLFFTKGYAGMTMSDLCTALGVTKPAVYYYFTDKYEIFDILCREAAQICLSAIRETADPTLPVRERLQACLLEMARRCIDCHYAAALTYRDRQYLRPETVEWLHGMSRGYYRDLYALLDEGKRAGVFDFGDARVAAHSMGGVMGFMYTWHDPSRIDANVLAHELSSAMMKIILPAAPSPAVKPAS from the coding sequence ATGTCCATCGTCCGCAAATCTGCTGGTTCCGACGTGCAACCGTCTGCTGAAACCGAGGCTCCTGAGGCGCCTCCGGCCCCTGCGCCCCCTGCGCCCGTTACGCGCCCGCATATCGCCGAGCGCCAGGAGGCGCGCCGCCGGCAGATTCTCGATACCGCCGCCCAGCTCTTTTTCACCAAGGGCTACGCCGGCATGACGATGAGTGACCTGTGCACCGCCTTGGGCGTGACCAAGCCCGCGGTGTACTACTACTTCACCGACAAGTACGAGATCTTCGACATCCTGTGCCGCGAGGCCGCGCAGATCTGCCTGTCGGCGATTCGCGAGACGGCTGACCCGACGCTGCCCGTGCGGGAGCGCCTGCAAGCCTGCCTGCTAGAGATGGCGCGCCGCTGCATCGACTGCCACTATGCCGCCGCGCTTACGTACCGCGACCGCCAATATCTGCGCCCTGAAACCGTGGAGTGGCTGCACGGCATGTCGCGTGGCTACTACCGCGATCTGTATGCGCTGCTGGATGAAGGCAAGCGCGCCGGCGTGTTCGACTTTGGCGATGCGCGCGTCGCGGCGCACTCGATGGGCGGCGTGATGGGCTTCATGTACACATGGCACGACCCATCGCGTATCGACGCCAATGTGCTGGCGCACGAGCTGTCGAGCGCCATGATGAAGATCATCCTGCCGGCTGCCCCCAGCCCGGCAGTTAAACCCGCGTCTTGA
- a CDS encoding MBL fold metallo-hydrolase translates to MVTTLYETPEHVCLMFSDLVDDHDDLPVQTNQFLIVDHGHGALIDPGGQMTYNALYLAMNSYFPPKQLDYVLASHADPDIVASAGRWLTSSSCDILISRVWERFLPHFCNVGKTEGRIVPIPDTGMAIPLGQSHLLAVPAHFLHSEGNFQFYDPESRILFSGDLGASMVHANVAAKPVEDFDAHLPLMAPFHRRYMSGNRVCRLWAQMVRGLDIEWIVPQHGQAFRGKAMVNRFIDWVETLDCGIDLMTPEIFRLPAMPKTPAGATLKTRV, encoded by the coding sequence ATGGTGACCACGCTTTATGAAACGCCCGAGCACGTCTGCCTGATGTTTTCCGACCTGGTGGACGATCACGACGACCTGCCGGTGCAGACCAACCAGTTCCTCATCGTCGATCACGGCCACGGCGCGCTGATCGACCCGGGCGGCCAGATGACATACAACGCGCTCTATCTGGCGATGAACAGCTACTTTCCGCCCAAGCAGCTCGATTACGTACTCGCTTCGCACGCAGACCCGGATATCGTCGCCTCGGCCGGGCGCTGGCTCACGAGTTCCAGTTGCGACATCTTGATCTCGCGCGTGTGGGAGCGCTTTCTGCCGCACTTCTGCAATGTGGGCAAGACCGAAGGCCGCATCGTGCCGATTCCGGATACGGGCATGGCGATTCCGCTGGGGCAATCGCATCTGCTGGCGGTGCCGGCGCATTTCCTGCACTCGGAGGGCAACTTCCAGTTCTACGATCCGGAATCGCGGATTCTCTTTTCGGGCGACCTGGGCGCATCGATGGTGCACGCCAACGTGGCGGCCAAGCCGGTGGAGGACTTTGACGCGCACCTGCCACTGATGGCGCCCTTCCACCGCCGCTACATGAGCGGCAACCGAGTCTGCCGGCTGTGGGCGCAGATGGTGCGCGGGCTGGACATCGAATGGATCGTGCCGCAGCACGGCCAAGCCTTCCGCGGGAAAGCCATGGTCAACCGCTTCATCGATTGGGTGGAAACGCTCGATTGCGGCATCGACCTGATGACGCCGGAGATCTTCCGCCTGCCCGCCATGCCGAAAACACCGGCGGGCGCAACGCTCAAGACGCGGGTTTAA